One genomic region from Sphingobacterium multivorum encodes:
- a CDS encoding helix-turn-helix domain-containing protein — MKKHIVNYDSMQNFDNTSALRYFVFPQKGTTVAILKNVSIETEGNTITLSKSKKENLKVLFFGKYLQPLQMNYRDSIDEIAVNFNETGINYFFSNPYAFQIIDAENIHLDRNRLFQHNEENSLTYLEDYLYHRYKPIQLQAVEETVRSINKNPLQSIQTLAEQVFLTEKTLHRQFQKHIGCSISKYKSILRFRNTIQTHFANSQQNLTALCLEHNFFDSPHFYKEIKKLAHFNPKDFFNKLQASGGEKYPYIFV; from the coding sequence ATGAAAAAACATATTGTCAATTATGACAGTATGCAAAATTTTGACAACACTTCAGCTTTACGTTATTTTGTCTTCCCGCAAAAAGGCACAACAGTAGCAATCCTTAAGAATGTAAGCATCGAAACCGAAGGCAATACTATTACACTGTCAAAAAGCAAAAAAGAGAACCTCAAAGTCCTCTTTTTTGGTAAGTATTTACAGCCGCTGCAGATGAATTACAGAGACTCGATAGACGAGATTGCTGTTAACTTTAACGAGACTGGTATAAACTATTTTTTCAGTAATCCCTATGCCTTTCAAATCATTGATGCAGAGAATATTCATCTAGACCGTAATAGGCTTTTTCAACATAATGAAGAAAATTCGCTGACATACTTAGAAGATTACCTATATCATAGATACAAACCAATTCAGTTACAGGCCGTGGAAGAGACCGTCAGGTCAATTAATAAAAATCCTTTACAGTCCATACAGACGCTTGCTGAGCAGGTCTTTCTAACAGAGAAAACACTGCATAGGCAATTTCAAAAACATATTGGCTGTAGTATCTCAAAATATAAAAGTATACTGCGCTTTAGAAATACGATTCAAACTCATTTTGCAAACAGTCAACAGAATCTGACCGCATTATGCCTTGAGCATAACTTCTTTGATTCGCCACACTTTTATAAAGAGATTAAAAAGTTAGCCCATTTTAATCCTAAAGATTTCTTTAATAAACTTCAAGCAAGTGGGGGTGAAAAGTATCCCTATATTTTTGTGTAG
- a CDS encoding glycoside hydrolase family 16 protein — MKKYLFLAGIQVMSVLGLSAQTTGSTVPLQLLGTRSWIRVDTKDNQPSMSGAKVFWAKTNKKPQTANAILAEGAKRYYIQQVEPETTYYIWIESATGKSLANGKVYTSKRWQLDDTELDEEQKNPSSRAVPVGMEVYWQDEFNDQLLNRNKWTTNYFSSLNYLNAKSKDEMLHDRLPQPAYTLNGSAINLYVNDTIPKRIFTEGGNQKISSIQTYDWKSNENLLDNSKGGYFEVKVRRNRQGSPKGTNTAFWFDSPGPDIRYYLQEGSEVDGIKGIRPKGQLFEIDVFEYITAQFVIHGHVDQKGVFQRNLATHIAEGYEHVGQWVTHGVLWTPTSIKHYINGDLIKEYTNKNQIYSPNHFLNVFLGAYGSEGGVNMEVDYIRAYNWPLKNGNELPNPDFEGKSGLAPWEGAAVIEEGRGEMGSKAVVLSPGQKIEQYVYLNPQQDFKLVYWSNGGKVQAEVDDVAVVTGKLSNLKTLIADSGKRGGKQAVDFVTGKEINPNKKIVRIGFTNVGKENAFLDNITLKKK; from the coding sequence GTGAAAAAATATCTATTTCTTGCGGGTATTCAGGTAATGTCAGTGTTAGGGTTATCAGCCCAAACGACAGGGTCAACTGTGCCATTACAGCTATTGGGTACCCGGAGTTGGATCCGTGTAGACACGAAGGATAATCAACCGAGCATGTCCGGAGCGAAAGTCTTTTGGGCAAAAACGAATAAGAAACCGCAAACAGCCAATGCGATATTAGCAGAGGGTGCCAAACGTTATTATATTCAGCAGGTGGAGCCTGAAACGACCTATTATATCTGGATAGAATCTGCTACAGGAAAATCCTTGGCGAATGGAAAAGTGTATACGAGCAAGAGGTGGCAGCTGGATGATACTGAACTCGATGAAGAGCAAAAGAATCCAAGTTCAAGAGCAGTTCCTGTTGGTATGGAAGTCTATTGGCAGGATGAATTTAACGATCAATTACTTAATCGGAATAAATGGACGACCAACTATTTTTCATCTTTGAACTATCTGAATGCAAAATCCAAGGATGAAATGTTGCATGATCGTTTGCCACAACCCGCTTATACTTTAAATGGATCAGCGATCAATCTGTATGTCAATGATACGATTCCCAAGCGGATTTTTACGGAGGGTGGCAACCAGAAGATTTCATCCATCCAAACCTATGATTGGAAGTCCAATGAAAATTTACTGGACAACAGCAAAGGTGGGTACTTTGAAGTTAAGGTAAGGCGTAACCGCCAAGGTAGTCCCAAGGGAACAAATACAGCTTTTTGGTTTGATTCACCTGGACCAGATATTCGTTATTATCTTCAAGAAGGATCCGAAGTCGACGGAATTAAAGGCATTCGCCCCAAGGGACAGCTTTTTGAAATCGACGTTTTCGAATATATTACGGCTCAATTTGTGATACATGGGCATGTCGATCAAAAAGGGGTATTTCAACGTAATCTTGCTACACATATTGCGGAGGGATATGAACATGTCGGACAATGGGTAACACATGGGGTATTGTGGACACCTACCAGTATTAAACATTATATCAATGGAGACCTGATCAAGGAGTATACGAATAAAAATCAGATTTATTCACCCAACCACTTTTTGAACGTATTTCTTGGAGCCTATGGATCTGAAGGCGGAGTCAATATGGAGGTCGATTATATTCGGGCGTATAATTGGCCTTTAAAAAATGGTAATGAATTGCCTAATCCAGATTTTGAGGGTAAATCTGGTCTTGCACCTTGGGAAGGAGCAGCGGTCATCGAAGAAGGGCGCGGAGAAATGGGGAGTAAAGCGGTGGTACTTTCGCCGGGTCAAAAAATAGAGCAATATGTTTATTTGAATCCTCAACAAGACTTCAAGCTTGTCTATTGGAGTAATGGAGGCAAAGTTCAGGCGGAAGTGGATGATGTCGCTGTCGTAACAGGAAAGTTATCGAATTTAAAGACTTTAATAGCTGACTCAGGAAAGAGAGGTGGAAAACAGGCCGTTGATTTTGTTACTGGCAAGGAGATCAATCCGAATAAAAAAATAGTTCGGATCGGATTTACCAATGTCGGAAAGGAAAACGCATTTTTGGATAATATCACATTGAAGAAAAAATAG
- a CDS encoding nuclear transport factor 2 family protein, protein MNTLDNFNQPADLAQHWVDAWNQHDLDTIMRHYSEDIDFRSPFIQKMGVNTAGNINNKEELKAYFKSALEKYPELHFELYHILTGVNSMVLFYKSVNDSLSAEYMELDVHGKICKVSAHYKGL, encoded by the coding sequence ATGAATACACTAGATAATTTTAATCAGCCTGCAGATCTTGCGCAACATTGGGTTGACGCCTGGAACCAACACGATCTGGATACAATTATGCGACACTATAGTGAAGACATTGACTTTCGCTCCCCCTTTATTCAGAAAATGGGTGTGAATACGGCGGGAAATATAAACAACAAAGAAGAATTAAAAGCTTATTTTAAAAGCGCACTGGAAAAATATCCAGAACTTCATTTTGAGCTTTACCACATACTTACGGGCGTAAACTCCATGGTACTTTTCTATAAAAGCGTCAACGATTCGCTTTCCGCGGAATATATGGAATTAGATGTACATGGAAAAATATGCAAAGTTTCAGCGCACTATAAGGGACTATAG
- a CDS encoding Crp/Fnr family transcriptional regulator: protein MNKIREYFESLVVMNDTDWELFSAKLVRMVFPKKSLILEIGKTEQYLSFIEKGIVRFNIPKLDYDFTFGFAFENSFVSGYDSFLTQQPSSYHLEAITDCILWRISFEDLHMVYQTTTVGNLIGRKAAEDIFLKKMKRELTLLEDSAKTRYINLMREQPELIRSIPLKYLASYIGIRPQSLSRIRKEIY from the coding sequence ATGAACAAGATCAGAGAATATTTCGAATCGCTCGTTGTCATGAATGATACGGACTGGGAACTATTTTCCGCTAAGCTTGTTAGGATGGTGTTTCCAAAAAAATCACTGATTTTGGAAATCGGAAAAACTGAACAGTATTTATCTTTTATTGAAAAAGGAATTGTACGTTTCAATATCCCAAAACTGGACTATGATTTTACTTTTGGATTTGCTTTTGAAAACTCTTTTGTAAGTGGGTACGATTCCTTCTTGACACAGCAACCTTCCTCGTATCATCTCGAGGCAATAACAGATTGTATTTTATGGCGGATATCGTTTGAGGATCTCCATATGGTATATCAAACAACAACGGTTGGAAATCTAATTGGACGGAAAGCGGCTGAGGACATTTTTCTAAAAAAAATGAAACGGGAACTGACGCTACTCGAAGATTCGGCGAAAACCAGGTATATCAATTTGATGCGTGAGCAGCCTGAACTGATTCGCAGCATTCCCTTAAAATATCTGGCGTCTTATATTGGTATTAGGCCGCAGTCGTTAAGTCGGATCAGGAAAGAAATTTATTAA
- a CDS encoding DoxX family protein, translated as MKPFFVLIVVCIISNLILLLLKGDMDILLAGKVGLAVMLLFTALGHLLYTKGMMLMLPDFVPFKKEMIYGTGLMEFMAAIGLFVPQVSRITGILLIVFFLLVLPTNIRANLKRINYETATFDGAGPNYLWFRIPFQILLIVWTYYFVVH; from the coding sequence ATGAAACCATTTTTTGTTTTAATTGTCGTTTGCATTATTTCCAATCTCATCCTATTGCTGTTGAAGGGGGATATGGATATTCTTTTAGCGGGAAAAGTTGGATTGGCGGTGATGCTGTTGTTCACTGCATTGGGACACCTACTTTATACCAAAGGAATGATGTTGATGCTGCCCGACTTTGTTCCATTTAAAAAAGAAATGATCTATGGAACTGGTTTAATGGAATTCATGGCTGCAATTGGACTATTTGTCCCGCAGGTGAGCCGCATAACGGGAATCCTTTTAATTGTCTTCTTTCTACTGGTATTACCTACAAATATTCGGGCAAACTTAAAGCGTATCAATTATGAGACGGCTACCTTTGATGGCGCTGGTCCAAACTATTTGTGGTTTCGTATTCCATTTCAAATTTTGCTGATCGTCTGGACTTATTATTTTGTGGTGCATTGA
- a CDS encoding TonB-dependent receptor domain-containing protein — protein sequence MKRFIAIALMATAVASVHAQAPAGGRPAFAMSEGQLSGQIVDDNGKPIAQASVNLLKVIKDQATGKEREILVKSTSSSENGKFNFAAISPKEKWKLKISSVGYAPIDLAVDYTDGRTIKDLGTIKLENDNRKLDEVTVTGRKALLEMDIDKKVFNVEKNIVAAGGTAIDVLRNMPSVQVDIDGNVKLRNAAPTIFVDGKPTTLTPDQIPADVIDKIEIITNPSAKYDASGSMAGILNIILKKNKKAGYNGMVTLGADRFGGTNFMGSLNLRQNKFNISLTGMNMRMRTNTEGDSHRTSTINGIESTVDQDIEGKTKGMITFGRLGVDYDLSPKTTLSVAGVLVQGKFKPNENSAISTTSGGGTSMSDRISESERSFKPRGLQAGLVQKFKTEGEELSVDFNYFGGNNTSNGLYTTNYRNASDEVSGTQIQKNIGSGNNKFMTVQADYVKPFKNGMKLETGLRAQINKLKNLNTNSLKAVDKEDFENITAASANYNNKNSVYAAYASLGGNLKDWVSYKVGLRAESSTYDGELLNTNEKFHNKYPLSLFPSLFLSKKLTEKDQIQMSVTRRVNRPNFFQLIPFVDYTDSLNITRGNPDLVPEFTTSGELSYSRAHGKGTFLATVYYKRTNNLITRYLTQELNPVTNKMDFINTYINANSSKNYGAEFTYTNNLKKWWDLTADLNFYNSKIEVDEKTPSEGMWTVFGKLNNTFNLQKNWNLQLAFEYQGKTNMPVTQGQTFGPPMNQAQSSSQGYIKPFYGIDLAIKKSFLKNQAASATLAINDIFRSRGNTIVSSGEGFSQTYYRLSNPQLIKLNLSYRFGKMDMNMFKKNKNQNSMEGLQMQ from the coding sequence ATGAAAAGATTTATAGCAATAGCATTAATGGCAACTGCGGTTGCTTCTGTACACGCTCAAGCCCCTGCAGGCGGTCGTCCTGCTTTCGCCATGTCCGAAGGCCAGCTCTCCGGCCAAATTGTGGACGACAACGGGAAACCGATCGCACAAGCTTCCGTGAATTTATTGAAGGTCATCAAGGATCAAGCTACAGGTAAAGAAAGGGAAATTCTCGTAAAAAGTACCAGCTCTTCAGAAAATGGAAAATTCAATTTTGCAGCCATTTCACCAAAAGAAAAATGGAAGCTAAAAATTAGCTCTGTAGGCTATGCACCGATTGATCTAGCTGTAGACTACACCGATGGAAGAACAATCAAAGATCTCGGCACGATCAAACTGGAAAATGATAACCGTAAGCTCGATGAAGTCACCGTGACTGGCCGCAAGGCATTACTCGAAATGGACATCGACAAAAAAGTCTTCAACGTAGAGAAAAATATCGTCGCGGCTGGCGGTACAGCAATCGATGTACTCCGCAATATGCCTTCTGTACAAGTAGATATCGACGGTAATGTAAAATTGAGAAATGCAGCGCCAACGATTTTTGTTGACGGAAAACCGACCACGCTTACACCGGATCAAATTCCGGCTGATGTCATTGATAAAATCGAGATCATCACAAATCCATCTGCCAAATACGACGCTTCTGGAAGTATGGCCGGTATCCTCAATATTATTCTGAAAAAAAATAAGAAAGCCGGATACAATGGTATGGTCACCTTAGGAGCTGACCGCTTTGGCGGAACGAACTTTATGGGTAGTTTAAATCTACGTCAAAATAAATTCAACATCTCACTGACGGGAATGAATATGCGCATGCGGACCAACACCGAGGGCGACAGCCACCGTACCAGTACAATCAATGGCATAGAATCAACAGTAGATCAAGATATCGAGGGCAAAACAAAAGGTATGATTACCTTTGGACGACTGGGGGTAGATTACGACTTAAGTCCCAAAACAACGTTATCCGTGGCCGGTGTATTAGTACAAGGTAAATTTAAGCCTAATGAAAATTCAGCAATTTCCACCACTTCAGGGGGCGGTACTTCAATGAGCGATCGGATTTCCGAATCTGAAAGAAGCTTTAAACCACGTGGCCTGCAAGCTGGTCTCGTTCAAAAATTCAAAACTGAAGGCGAGGAATTGTCTGTCGATTTTAACTATTTTGGCGGGAATAACACCTCAAATGGTCTATATACGACCAATTATCGCAATGCCAGCGATGAGGTCAGCGGAACGCAGATCCAAAAAAACATCGGCTCCGGCAACAATAAATTTATGACTGTGCAAGCCGACTATGTCAAACCATTCAAAAATGGCATGAAACTCGAAACTGGCCTGCGTGCCCAGATCAATAAACTCAAAAACCTCAACACGAATTCCTTAAAAGCAGTGGATAAGGAGGATTTTGAAAATATCACCGCAGCTTCAGCAAACTATAATAATAAAAACAGCGTCTATGCAGCCTATGCCTCACTTGGAGGAAATCTCAAGGACTGGGTATCCTATAAAGTTGGATTACGCGCAGAAAGCTCAACTTACGACGGCGAACTTTTGAATACAAACGAAAAGTTTCACAACAAGTATCCCCTTAGCTTATTTCCGTCTTTGTTCTTAAGCAAAAAGCTAACCGAGAAAGACCAAATACAAATGAGCGTAACCCGTCGTGTCAACCGTCCGAACTTCTTTCAGCTCATCCCTTTTGTTGACTACACAGACAGCTTAAATATTACACGAGGTAATCCCGATCTTGTTCCTGAATTCACGACATCCGGCGAACTTTCCTACAGTCGCGCACATGGAAAAGGTACATTTTTGGCAACGGTATACTATAAACGTACAAACAATCTAATTACACGTTACCTAACACAGGAACTCAATCCGGTGACAAACAAAATGGATTTTATCAATACCTACATCAATGCCAACTCCAGCAAAAATTATGGTGCCGAATTCACGTATACCAATAATCTCAAAAAATGGTGGGATCTGACAGCAGACCTCAACTTCTACAATTCTAAAATTGAAGTTGATGAGAAAACACCATCGGAAGGTATGTGGACCGTATTTGGAAAATTGAACAATACATTCAACTTACAGAAAAACTGGAATCTACAGCTAGCCTTTGAATATCAAGGCAAAACAAATATGCCGGTTACACAGGGACAAACATTCGGTCCACCAATGAACCAGGCGCAAAGTTCTTCACAAGGCTACATCAAACCATTCTATGGCATAGATTTGGCTATTAAGAAAAGCTTCTTGAAAAATCAGGCTGCCTCAGCAACATTGGCTATTAATGACATCTTCAGATCACGTGGCAATACCATTGTTTCATCAGGTGAAGGATTCTCTCAAACCTACTATCGACTTTCTAATCCACAGTTGATCAAATTAAATCTTTCCTACCGTTTTGGAAAAATGGATATGAATATGTTTAAGAAAAACAAAAACCAGAATTCAATGGAAGGCCTACAAATGCAATAA
- a CDS encoding HAD family hydrolase — translation MKEAIKMVVFDMAGTTVNENNIVYKTLRNAINTVGGYELTLTEVLAHAAGKEKLQAIKTVLKNSLDVDNDALAQRMFTLFLEQLEHAYEVEEIYPNTNAEELFAFLKEKDILRVLNTGYDRKTAESLLKKLNWKVGKDVDALVTASDVPRNRPYPDMIELAMQKFEIADPGLVVKIGDSIIDIQEGQQAGCALSIGITTGAHDTAQLTSANPDYVINDLLEIVEIFERNR, via the coding sequence ATGAAAGAAGCCATCAAGATGGTCGTATTTGATATGGCAGGTACGACAGTGAACGAAAATAACATTGTTTATAAGACACTTAGAAATGCTATAAATACGGTAGGTGGATACGAACTGACATTAACTGAGGTATTGGCCCATGCCGCGGGTAAAGAGAAGCTACAGGCGATTAAGACCGTACTCAAAAATAGTTTGGATGTCGATAACGATGCATTGGCACAACGGATGTTTACATTGTTTTTGGAGCAGTTGGAACATGCCTATGAAGTAGAAGAAATTTACCCAAATACGAATGCCGAAGAACTTTTTGCTTTTTTGAAAGAAAAGGACATTTTGCGTGTACTCAATACGGGCTATGATCGTAAGACAGCTGAGTCACTTTTGAAGAAGCTTAATTGGAAAGTTGGCAAAGATGTAGATGCGTTAGTTACTGCATCTGATGTACCTCGAAACAGACCCTATCCCGATATGATTGAGCTGGCAATGCAAAAATTTGAAATTGCCGATCCGGGTTTGGTGGTTAAAATTGGTGATTCTATTATCGATATACAGGAGGGGCAACAAGCAGGTTGCGCCTTGAGTATTGGCATAACAACAGGAGCACATGACACGGCTCAACTCACATCTGCAAATCCCGATTATGTGATTAATGATTTATTGGAAATTGTTGAAATTTTCGAAAGAAACCGTTAA
- a CDS encoding AraC family transcriptional regulator has product MHNLPIQLKLTMFYAGNVLVYGEHVKHLGFLYQSWNVRNYTIQAAGNQVFVLTLSHSKGGIHQIDQQNHQLKGYQIHLIFPGQTSSFSFIEETLAHQFKISKQNFEKLCLTLPINTKLLRDHPILDIAQHEFEKLHSELTKIGSELCRFQPLFTIIGSRTATSLQEINRIMLNRTGRVPQHYLPTTMDRLLELIELNYKQEHQVAYYANLLNMTTYSLRKLTNQHMGILPLKLIHNRLLKEAMHLLSLGPNPIKATMIELGFQELSTFAHFFKKRTQMSPSEYQKKSFPAYLP; this is encoded by the coding sequence GTGCACAACCTCCCTATCCAGCTCAAATTAACCATGTTTTACGCCGGAAATGTCTTGGTATATGGTGAACATGTGAAACATCTCGGTTTTTTATACCAATCTTGGAACGTCAGAAATTACACCATTCAAGCTGCCGGAAATCAAGTTTTTGTTCTCACTTTATCACACTCAAAAGGTGGCATCCATCAAATTGACCAACAGAATCATCAGCTGAAGGGTTATCAAATTCATTTAATCTTTCCAGGACAAACAAGTTCTTTTTCTTTTATTGAGGAAACCTTGGCCCATCAGTTTAAAATTTCTAAACAAAATTTTGAAAAGCTTTGCCTTACCCTTCCGATTAATACAAAACTCCTGCGGGATCATCCTATACTTGACATCGCTCAGCATGAATTTGAAAAACTCCATAGTGAATTAACTAAAATCGGTTCAGAGCTTTGTCGTTTTCAGCCTCTATTTACAATCATAGGATCACGTACAGCAACTAGTTTGCAGGAAATCAACCGTATCATGTTGAATAGAACTGGTCGTGTCCCACAACATTACCTACCGACTACGATGGATCGGCTTCTAGAGTTGATCGAGCTAAATTACAAACAGGAACACCAGGTGGCCTATTATGCGAATTTGCTCAATATGACCACGTATAGTCTTCGGAAGCTGACAAATCAACATATGGGTATTCTACCACTTAAACTGATTCACAATCGCTTATTAAAGGAGGCGATGCATCTATTAAGCTTGGGGCCCAACCCAATCAAGGCTACTATGATTGAATTAGGCTTTCAGGAATTATCTACATTCGCTCATTTTTTCAAGAAACGAACGCAGATGTCGCCATCGGAATATCAAAAAAAATCATTCCCTGCTTACTTACCATAA